The segment GTAATGAAATATGTCTAGTTTAGTGATAGTTTTGTTTTGATAATTGGTTTGTATTTGAGTTAGTCCCCAGTCGGTTATATTGTCTATATAAAGTCTTTACGACAAACTAAGCTATTCCCTTTCCTCACAACTTACATTCATTTAATCTCTCAGTTAAATAAGACATTCGACTATAAACCACCGCAATATTTAACCCCCAACTCCAACGCGGTAAATGACCTGATGGCGCATTTAAAGAGAAATTAAGCTCATCATATAAATAATAACCCCCATTATCATTACTTGCTTTTTTCCACCCTACTATTTGGGCAAATTGACGATAAGCATTCACATCAACTTGAGCAAAATTTCCCACGGTTTCATAGATGCGTTTTTGCACACTAAACCCAAATTTTCCTTGAGAATATTCTAACCAAAGTCGATCAATTGTTTGTAAATCTTCACAAGCAATATCTTCTAATTCTGTACTTGTAATTCCCCCAGAATGATCCCTATCCCCTGCCATTACTATTAAATCATAAGTTCTTGCATCTGCCTTTTCCCATTGACGGGCTTTCAATAAATCTCGTAACGAGGTATAATCAACCCCAGTGGCCTGAGAAACTAGGCTAGAAGACACAGGAACCCTATAATTAGGCACGGGGTCTATAATAATCTCCGGGGGGTGTTGTAAAGCCGTTTGCGTCGGGGTAGTAGGTTGAATTTGTCCTAAGATAGCCTGACTTAAAGGAATCCCCAAATTAAGCCCCGTTTTAACATAAATATTATCGTAACCTGTTGCTTGGGTTTGGGCAGTATCAGCCCTACCATGAATAGCAACCACTTCCCCCTGCTCATTCAATACCGGCCCCCCACTCATCCCTGGTAAGGTATTATTGTTATAAATTAGCCCATATCCATCCTTTAACCCCTGAGATGAAGCGGATGTTACCTTTCCAGGAACAAAAGTATAAATAGACCGGTCAATGGCAGCAGTAGGTAAGGGAAACCCCGCCACATAAACCGTCATCCCTTCAAGAAGACGCTCCCCATTGCCTAATTTTGCCGTAGAATAGTTACGGTTGCTGACAAACTCAACTATTGCGAGATCTACCCCTAAGATAATTGAAATATTACGGGTGTTTATCTGGTGTCGCTGTCCATCTTGAGTTAAGGCATAAGCTTCTTCCCCTGAGTGGATAGAAGCAACCACATGGCCTGCTGTTAAGAGAGTGTAGGCATTACCCCTTTTATTAATAATAACCCCAGTGCCGTTGTTTCCTGGCCCTTCAATTAAGACCGTAATTTCCTTAGCAACCCGACTTATTTGAGTCGCTGGTAAGGCCATGACAACGGGTATGGGGACAGTTTCCATCATAGCGATTGTCCCCAATATAGGCAGCAAGTACCCAGAGAAACGGTGACTCATGCAGTAAATAACTAGCGATCGCCCATTAGTCTAGCATTTTCAGGATCGAATTTTTGATTAGAGGTTTTTGCCTTGTTTAAATAGTCCTGAAAATTGATGTAAACTCGGCCTAAAGTTTCATTTAAGGGGCCTTTTTCCCTGAAGCGTACCGCCATTAACTCTTGTAATATTTGGCTAGGGTTACTGCCTGGTTTCAAGGTAAATAATAATCCATTACAACTACCACCATAGGTATCCGTCACACAAACCACAGGCATCCGGTTCATCAGTCCAGTGGTAATATAGTTTAATTGCCCACTCTCATAAAAATATTGAAAACGATTAGAGACTAACTGACAACGGGTGCGGGGATCATAACCAGAGTCGCTAAAATGTTGAGACCCCCATAGTAACACAGGGACATCATCTTTATTCGGTGTGACAGCGACAGTAGCAGGGACACCCTGCCAAGTATCACAGACAAAACTGGTACTTGCACTTCTTGCCTGTGTAGAGGAGTTTACCAGAAAAGGACTTGCAATTGCCGTTGCTGCAAGGGTGGCAACTGTTCTTAATAAGTTGGATTTCATCATCGTAGCTTTATATAGTTTACGATCAATTCATTTAATATACCTAATCTTTGTAGAGTTGGGAGAAATGACTGACAGTTTTAGGTCTGTCCTTATTGACAATTTCAACCAGAATGATCTTAAGCAAAAATCCCAAGAAATATTTATGTTTTATGATATACTACATAAATGATGTTTAAGCAAAAAAGAAAATAAACCAACCATGAGAAACAAATCCCCACAATTGGGACAGAAACCATTAGCATAGAGGGGTGAGCAATATATTATCTCCCTTGCAGTCACTCAAAGCAGGACAATGGTTTAAGCTGATCTGTGGCGCGAGTTTCCAAGACTTGCCAGCCATCCGTAGTTTGGCCTTTGTTTATACCTTAGCGGGTGCAGACTGCATTGATGTGGCCGCCGATCCAGCAGTCATTACTGCTGCCCAAGATGGGATAAACATGGCTAGTCAGTGGGGAAAAATTGCTCAAAACAAGGGGTTTCCAGGGATAAATAAACCCTGGTTAATGGTCAGTTTAAACGATGGGGAAGATCCCCACTTTCGCAAAGCCTATTTTAACCCTGAAAGCTGTCCTCCCGACTGTCCCCGGCCCTGTGAGTCTATCTGTCCGGCCCAGGCCATTACTCAAGAAGGGGTGATTGATCGACGATGTTATGGATGTGGTCGTTGTTTACCAATCTGTCCCCTCAAGCTGATCGACACGCGATCGCATATTATTACTCCAACGGCGATCGCGTCCCTGATTGAAACCATGGGTATAGATGCCATTGAAATCCACACCAAAGTAGGCCGAGAAAGAGAATTTAGTCAACTGTGGCAACAATTATTCCCTTGGGTTTCTCAATTAAAACTCATTGCCATTAGTTGTCCCGACGGTGAAGGGTTAATTAACTATTTACAAACCCTCTATGAACTGATTTCTCCCTTACCCTGTCCCTTAATTTGGCAAACAGATGGTCGTCCCATGAGTGGAGACATAGGCCAAGGAACTACCCATGCAACCATCAAACTAGGCCAAAAAGTCCTGAAAGCTAACTTACCAGGATATGTCCAAGTCGCGGGAGGAACGAACCATTATACAGCCCCAAAATTGAAGGAATTGGGTCTTTTAAATGATGGGATAACCACCAGTCAATCTGTGGCCGGCATTGCCTATGGAAGTTATGGCCGTTGTTTATTATCTCCCCTGTTAGAAACATTAGAAAGACAAGCCATGTCCTTAAACACAAGCAATTGGCTGGAAAATTCCCCCGAATTACTCTGGCAAGCCGTCGAAACCGCCTATTCTCTGGTTTCGCAGTTGAAAGAAGGGAATACTTCGACAAGGGCCAGTGTAAACAGATTCCTATAAAGGCGGGTTTATTTAATCTGTTGCTAGAATCATTAATTTTTGTCAGAAACCCGCCCCTACAACTAAAAAATCGCCTCGGCAACCCCTAACCATTGACGAAGCCATCCCAATTATGTTAGACCCCAAAACAAATCCTTTTTTAAATCAATCCGACCTACCCCTATTAGTAAAAGTGCCATCAATACCCCAAAACGCTTTATCCCAACGGATGCAGATTACCGACGATCTCGATAAACTGCTAGATATCCTACCCTTAGCAATTCGTCATCACGTCAGAGAAAATCCCAAACATGACCAATTAATTGAAGTGGTAATGGACTTGGGAAGATTACCAGAAGCCCGTTTTCCTGATGAGGCGGTTTATCTCGGCGAAACCCCCATTTCTGCGGAAGACTTACAACATTGTATCAAAGGCGTTGGAACCTTTAGCGGGGACAACCGGGCCGGAATTGAACGAACCCTACACCGTATCAGTGCTATTCGTAACCGCAGTGGGGATATTATTGGCTTAACCTGTCGTATGGGCCGGGCCGTCTTTGGTACTATCAGCATGATTCGGGATTTAGTGGAAACCGGAAAATCTCTCTTGCTGTTAGGTCGTCCAGGGGTGGGAAAAACCACCGCCCTGCGGGAAATTGCCAGGGTTCTCGCCGACGATTTTAACAAACGGGTGGTTATTATTGACACCTCTAACGAAATTGCGGGAGATGGGGACATTCCTCACCCTGCCATTGGCCGGGCCCGACGAATGCAGGTGGCCCGTCCTGAATTACAGCATCAGGTGATGATCGAGGCCGTAGAAAACCATATGCCTGAAGTGATCGTCATTGATGAAATTGGCACAGAATTAGAAGCGTTGGCGGCCCGAACTATTGCGGAACGGGGTGTACAGTTAGTGGGGACGGCCCACGGCAACCGGATCGAAAATTTGCTGAAAAATCCCACCCTTTCTGACTTAGTCGGAGGTATTCAAGCGGTAACATTGGGAGATGACGAGGCCCGACGGCGCGGTTCACAGAAAACCGTGTTAGAACGGAAGGCCCCCCCGACTTTTGACATTGCGATTGAAATGCTGGAACGTCAACGGTGGGTAGTTCATGAAGATGTGGCCCATACTATTGATATTCTTTTGAGAAATGGGGAACCGAACCCCCAAATGAGAACGGTTGATGAAAATGGGGAAGTGCAAATTACCCAGGAACAACCGAAGACATTCTCGACTCAAGGGACTTCTAGTCGTGGCCTGATGGAAACGATGGAACGGCCAACCGGTTGGCGAACCTCTGGACGCATGACCCCGGTGGCCCCTTTTAGCCCAAAAAAAGGCGCGGGTCTGACTTCTGCTTCGGAGTTTGACCGTCTTTTAGAAGCGTCTTGGTGTCAACCGGAGGATAAAGGGGATAAGGTAAGGGTTCCGGGCCCCAACGGGGAAGATTTTCCTGTCTATATCTATCCCTATGGTATCGGGCGATCGCAGTTGGAACAGGTGGTGGAAATTCTCAATTTACCGATTGTCTTAACGAAGGATCTTGATAATGCGGATGTGGTGATCGCTTTGCGTTCTCACCTCAAAAATCAACCTAAGTTACGTCAAATGGCTAAGGTGCGCCAAATTCCAATTCATGGGGTTAAATCTAACACAATCCCCCAAATTACTCGTACTTTGCAACGGTTGTTAGGCATGGATGAGGCGAAAGTCCCGGAAACGGCAGATTTACGCTTGTTTACCCGTGGGGGTAATGATGATGAGTTGGATGCTTTGGAGGAGGCCAGACTCGCAGTTGAACAAATTGTACTGCCGAAAGGTCAACCTGTGGAGTTGTTACCGCGATCGCCTAAAGTCCGAAAAATGCAGCATGAATTAGTGGAACATTATCATTTACAATCTGATAGTTTTGGGGAGGAACCTAACCGCAGATTAAGGATTTATCCGGCTTAGCTTTTAAACAAAATTTTTAGAGGTAGGCTAATCATAGTCTACCTATTTTTTATGCTGTAATCAGGATTAATTTTTATCAAAATTGAGTCGCTCATCTTTCAGAAAAGATTATCCTAGAAATAGAAAATAATTGAGAAGGAAACTTTAAAAACCATGAATTCTAATAATGAATCAGAAAGAAATCGAGAAATTCAACAAGAAATCTTGGCGGGCAGAAAATTCTCCTTAGCTGAGGTAATCGGTCGGGAAGGGGGTGACTTTTTGAAAGGAGAGTCCCCTGTTCCTAAATTATTACAAGCGACAACAGAAATTAATCAGTTTATTGCCCAAAATCTTCAAGATTCTTCGGGGGCATTACAAAGGATTTTACAAACTTGGGTAACGACTGATGAAGCTGGCGTTAGTCAGTATTTAAACACACCTAAACTTGCCTTGCGTCAGATGCTTACTAAAATTATAGAGAATCGAGAATTATTATATGAATTGGTTAAACAAGTGGATTTTAAGTGGGGACAATTGTATAATGAACGCCCTTATTTTCAATCACCAGGACAATTACCTCATCCCGATGATGAATACACTCATGAGTCAGTTAAAGCCAAGTTAATGAGTTTGTTGGCTATGTTAGAAACTGAATAATTAAGTTATCTGAATTTTCATTTATTTACCTCAGAAGGATTACACTATATTCTAACCAAATCTTGTTGTAGGGGTTAACGGCCGTTAACCCCTAGGTTTGACATCTAAAGAGTTATTCCTAAAAATGTAATAATTTGAGGCAATATTATCTTACAAGCTGTAGCTAATTTCGTGGCAGGTTCTAATCCTTTGGCAAGGGTTTCTAATAGATTAACGGCGCGGGTTGCTTTCTTTTGTAACCCTTGATCATCGGGTTTTTGACTCGCTTCAGCAATCGTTTTAACTTTATTTGCTGCCTCTGCTTTCTCCTCATCATCAAGCTCATTTTCGCTTTCAATGGCTTTCATTAATTCTTGTAATAAGGTTTTTAATTCATCATTTTTCTGATCATTATTTTCAGGAATTTGATTAATAGTATTATTCACATCTCCGATAATTTCTCCTAAGTTTAAAACACCAGAGTTATTAATATCTCTGATAGTGATATTTTTGCTACTATCTGTATTAGTCATTGCTTTTGCCTCTACATTAATTTCTGAAACGCCTTGAGAACAAACTAGACACCCTTCAAAAAGACGTTACAGACTTAAAAGTAGGACAGGCGACTTTAACCGAAAAAGTGGGCGGTATGGACAAGCGACTTGAAAAGGTAGAAACTGAACAAGCTACGATGGTTAAGGCTATTCCTGACTTACAGGGTTTTCGTTCCTTGATTGTACCAATTGTTGTGGCTGTAGCAACCGCTTTATTAACCTTACTTTTTCGTCTTGTTCCCGACTTCACTCATTGAAATAAGTCATAGAGAATTAATAATATTAAGCCCCTACAAAAATCATAATTAATGACTAATAAAATTTGGTTATACCGAACTTTTTATGCTAAATCAACACCTACATACAGACTGAAGCCTGATACTATAGAAACCAAGTCTCCCTTCGGAGACTAAATTGAACCCGCGTAGGCGGGTTTTGTCTGTATAGCTTAACCCTTAAGGGTTTGAGCCTATGCAGGTTCGGTAGAGCCTAAAATTATGATTATGTTGACAATTTATTGAGCATTGTGATTTTTCAATTGATTAATTAATGTAAACCGAATATCTCCTTTTTCTTCAATTAGTTTAACATCGGGATTATCATAAGTTAAATAATCTAACCCGATTTCTTTACCTGTCATTAAAAAATCAGTAATCGCTACTCGATAAATTTTTTCTAAGTTGATCGGTTCTCCTTTAATATACCAAGTATTTTGATTTAAGGTAACATTCCCATGCTGTAAAAATCCCCCTGATCCTTTATTCATAATCCCTTGCTCTAAAACTTGTTTAATGAGACTTCCTTTCATATCTACGGATACAATTTGTCCCCCAAAAGGTAAGATACGGATAATATCATATTGACTAATATTTCCTGGGGGAAGTACATCATCAATACGAATTGAACCCCCATTAAATATGGATAAATCAGCCGTTTCTACAGTGGTTAACATAGCTTGACTAATTAAATCAGTTAAATCTGTAGAATGATTACGGACACTACTTTCTAAACCATCTAATTCTACGGTCGTTTTGGCGATCACTTCTTCTGGTTCAAATCCATTATCCCGAAAAGCTTTAAACCCTTTTTCCCGCCATTCTTGGGCAACTTTTGCGGTTTTTTCTTCCTCAATAATAGAATCAGTTACAGGTTTTATCTGAGAATTAATGCTAAGTTTATCATTATCTGTATCATAATTTAATTGATGAATATAAACGGTTTTTGCGTTAGCATCTGCTTTGAATACGGGAGTAAAATCTGAGCCTCTCCATTGTTGAATATTTTCATGTTCATGGCCTCCCAAAATGATATCAATTTCAGGTATTGTCTCAGCTAATTTTTGATCCTGTGCTAAAGAAAGATGAGTAATAGCAACAATAATATCTACTTTATCTTTAAGTTGTGAAACCTGTTGTTTTGCTGTTTCAATGGGATCATTATAAGTAACATAA is part of the Crocosphaera sp. UHCC 0190 genome and harbors:
- a CDS encoding GUN4 domain-containing protein; this encodes MMETVPIPVVMALPATQISRVAKEITVLIEGPGNNGTGVIINKRGNAYTLLTAGHVVASIHSGEEAYALTQDGQRHQINTRNISIILGVDLAIVEFVSNRNYSTAKLGNGERLLEGMTVYVAGFPLPTAAIDRSIYTFVPGKVTSASSQGLKDGYGLIYNNNTLPGMSGGPVLNEQGEVVAIHGRADTAQTQATGYDNIYVKTGLNLGIPLSQAILGQIQPTTPTQTALQHPPEIIIDPVPNYRVPVSSSLVSQATGVDYTSLRDLLKARQWEKADARTYDLIVMAGDRDHSGGITSTELEDIACEDLQTIDRLWLEYSQGKFGFSVQKRIYETVGNFAQVDVNAYRQFAQIVGWKKASNDNGGYYLYDELNFSLNAPSGHLPRWSWGLNIAVVYSRMSYLTERLNECKL
- a CDS encoding bifunctional metallophosphatase/5'-nucleotidase — protein: MSKILSLLFAFMLLSYGNPALAEIVNITLLQLNDVYEIEPISGGKVGGLARVATIRKELIQANPNTYTILAGDFVSPSALGTARINNQPLAGQQMIAVLNAMGLDFATFGNHEFDIKLEQLLERIKESKFTWISGNVLTAEKKPFPDVLPYKIITVTRKEGNPVKIGLIGVTLDSNPVNYVTYNDPIETAKQQVSQLKDKVDIIVAITHLSLAQDQKLAETIPEIDIILGGHEHENIQQWRGSDFTPVFKADANAKTVYIHQLNYDTDNDKLSINSQIKPVTDSIIEEEKTAKVAQEWREKGFKAFRDNGFEPEEVIAKTTVELDGLESSVRNHSTDLTDLISQAMLTTVETADLSIFNGGSIRIDDVLPPGNISQYDIIRILPFGGQIVSVDMKGSLIKQVLEQGIMNKGSGGFLQHGNVTLNQNTWYIKGEPINLEKIYRVAITDFLMTGKEIGLDYLTYDNPDVKLIEEKGDIRFTLINQLKNHNAQ
- a CDS encoding R3H domain-containing nucleic acid-binding protein — translated: MLDPKTNPFLNQSDLPLLVKVPSIPQNALSQRMQITDDLDKLLDILPLAIRHHVRENPKHDQLIEVVMDLGRLPEARFPDEAVYLGETPISAEDLQHCIKGVGTFSGDNRAGIERTLHRISAIRNRSGDIIGLTCRMGRAVFGTISMIRDLVETGKSLLLLGRPGVGKTTALREIARVLADDFNKRVVIIDTSNEIAGDGDIPHPAIGRARRMQVARPELQHQVMIEAVENHMPEVIVIDEIGTELEALAARTIAERGVQLVGTAHGNRIENLLKNPTLSDLVGGIQAVTLGDDEARRRGSQKTVLERKAPPTFDIAIEMLERQRWVVHEDVAHTIDILLRNGEPNPQMRTVDENGEVQITQEQPKTFSTQGTSSRGLMETMERPTGWRTSGRMTPVAPFSPKKGAGLTSASEFDRLLEASWCQPEDKGDKVRVPGPNGEDFPVYIYPYGIGRSQLEQVVEILNLPIVLTKDLDNADVVIALRSHLKNQPKLRQMAKVRQIPIHGVKSNTIPQITRTLQRLLGMDEAKVPETADLRLFTRGGNDDELDALEEARLAVEQIVLPKGQPVELLPRSPKVRKMQHELVEHYHLQSDSFGEEPNRRLRIYPA
- the ldpA gene encoding circadian clock protein LdpA, producing MSNILSPLQSLKAGQWFKLICGASFQDLPAIRSLAFVYTLAGADCIDVAADPAVITAAQDGINMASQWGKIAQNKGFPGINKPWLMVSLNDGEDPHFRKAYFNPESCPPDCPRPCESICPAQAITQEGVIDRRCYGCGRCLPICPLKLIDTRSHIITPTAIASLIETMGIDAIEIHTKVGREREFSQLWQQLFPWVSQLKLIAISCPDGEGLINYLQTLYELISPLPCPLIWQTDGRPMSGDIGQGTTHATIKLGQKVLKANLPGYVQVAGGTNHYTAPKLKELGLLNDGITTSQSVAGIAYGSYGRCLLSPLLETLERQAMSLNTSNWLENSPELLWQAVETAYSLVSQLKEGNTSTRASVNRFL
- a CDS encoding COP23 domain-containing protein translates to MMKSNLLRTVATLAATAIASPFLVNSSTQARSASTSFVCDTWQGVPATVAVTPNKDDVPVLLWGSQHFSDSGYDPRTRCQLVSNRFQYFYESGQLNYITTGLMNRMPVVCVTDTYGGSCNGLLFTLKPGSNPSQILQELMAVRFREKGPLNETLGRVYINFQDYLNKAKTSNQKFDPENARLMGDR